The following are encoded in a window of Castanea sativa cultivar Marrone di Chiusa Pesio chromosome 9, ASM4071231v1 genomic DNA:
- the LOC142609789 gene encoding regulatory-associated protein of TOR 1, producing the protein MALGDLMASRYSQSSVVTAVVSNHFDDCGSSHEDGDLASSSQRRDSETASSSTHGNASGSTATSMAYLPQNMVLCELRHEAFEACVPTGPSDNGLVSKWRPKDRMKTGCVALVLCLNISVDPPDVIKISPCARMECWIDPFSMAPQKALETIGKTLSSQYERWQPRARYKCQLDPTVEEVKKLCNTCRRQAKSERVLFHYNGHGVPKPTANGEIWLFNRSYTQYIPLQISDLDSWLKTPSIYVFDCSAAGMIVNAFNELNDWGASGSSRDCILLAACEAHETLPQSSEFPADVFTSCLTTPIKMALRWFCRRSLLRESVDYSIIDRIPGRPNDRKTLLGELNWIFTAVTDTIAWNVLPHDLFQRLFRQDLLVASLFRNFLLAERIMRSANCSPISYPMLPPTHQHHMWDAWDMAAEICLAQLPTLIDDPFAEFQPSPFFTEQLTAFEVWLDHGSEHKKPPEQLPIVLQVLLSQCHRFRALVLLGRFLDMGPWAVDLALSVGIFPYVLKLLQTTTPELRQILVFIWTKILALDKSCQVDLVKDGGHTYFIRFLDSMEAYPEQRAMAAFVLAVIVDGHRRGQEACMESSLIHVCLKHLQGSTPNDAQTEPLFLQWLCLCMGKLWEDFPEAQIMGLQANAPAIYASLLSEPQPEVRASAVFALGTLLDMGGDSCRDGVGGDEDCDDDEKIRAEISIVQSLLSVVSDGSPLVRAEVAVALARFAFGHNKHLKSIASAYWKPQSNSLLNSLPSLAHIKSAGSNYSNSNQYMPHGSIISSQIGSLVRVGNDNPSLVRDGRVSTSSPLANAGIMHGSPLSDDSSQHSDSGVLNDGVSNGVVNHSRSKPLDNAMYSQCVLAMCTLAKDPSPRIASLGRRVLSIIGIEQVVTKPLKPTSGNVRPADPTTAPSTPSFAGLARSSSWFDMNGGHMPLTTFRTPPVSPPRPSYLTGMRRVCSLEFRPHLINSPDSGLADPLLGSGGPSGASERSLLPQSTIYNWSCGHFSKPLLTASDDSDEILARREEREKLTLDHIGKCQRSSVSKFSSPIASLDTKFETGTKSILLQPFSPIVIAADDNERIRIWNYEETTTTLLNSFDNHDFPEKGIAKLCLVNELDDSLLLAASCDGNIRIWKDYNVRNKQKLVTAFSSIQGHKPGVRSLNAVVDWQQLSGYLYASGEISSIMLWDLEKEQLVNSIPSSSDCSISALAASHVHRDQFAAGFVDGSVRLYDVRTPDMLVCATRPHTQKVVGIGFQPGLDPAKIISASQAGDIQFLDTRSHRDAYLTIDAHRGSLTALAVHRHAPVIASGSAKQLIKVFSLEGEQLGTIRYYPSFMAQKIGSVSCLTFHPYQILLAAGTADAYVSIYADENGQAR; encoded by the exons ATGAAGACGGGATGTGTCGCTCTAGTTTTATGTTTAAACATTAGTGTTGATCCACCTGATGTAATTAAGATTTCTCCTTGTGCCAGAATGGAGTGCTGGATAG ATCCTTTTTCAATGGCTCCTCAAAAAGCACTTGAAACAATTGGAAAAACCTTGAGTAGTCAGTATGAAAGGTGGCAACCAAGG GCTCGCTATAAGTGTCAACTTGATCCTACAGTGGAGGAAGTGAAGAAACTTTGTAATACTTGTCGCAGACAGGCCAAGTCTGAGAGAGTTCTGTTTCATTATAATGGACATGGTGTGCCAAAACCAACTGCTAATGGTGAAATTTGGCTCTTTAATAGG AGTTATACGCAATATATACCCTTGCAAATCAGTGACCTTGATTCCTGGTTGAAGACACCATCAATATATGTTTTTGACTGTTCTGCTGCTGGGATGATTGTCAATGCATTCAATGAG CTTAATGATTGGGGTGCTTCTGGATCCTCAAGGGATTGCATTCTACTTGCGGCTTGTGAAGCACATGAAACTCTTCCTCAGAGTTCTGAATTTCCTGCTGATGTGTTTACTTCTTGCCTCACAACTCCAATAAAGATGGCATTAAGATG GTTCTGCAGACGTTCCTTGCTGCGAGAGTCTGTTGATTATTCAATTATAGATAGAATTCCAGGCCGCCCGAATGACCGAAAAACACTTTTGGGTGAATTGAACTGGATTTTTACAGCTGTGACTGACACAATTGCCTGGAATGTTCTTCCTCATG ATCTTTTTCAGAGACTGTTCCGACAAGATTTGCTAGTTGCCAGCTTATTTCGAAATTTTTTACTTGCTGAGCGAATCATGCGTTCTGCTAATTGTTCCCCCATTTCTTACCCAATGTTGCCGCCAACCCATCAGCATCATATGTG GGATGCATGGGACATGGCTGCTGAGATCTGCCTTGCTCAGCTTCCAACACTGATTGATGACCCTTTTGCTGAGTTCCAG CCTAGTCCATTTTTCACTGAACAATTGACGGCTTTTGAGGTGTGGCTTGACCATGGATCTGAGCATAAGAAACCGCCAGAGCAGTTGCCTATTGTTCTTCAG GTTTTGCTTAGTCAATGCCATCGATTTCGGGCGCTGGTTCTTCTTGGAAGGTTCCTTGATATGGGACCCTGGGCTGTAGATCTG GCTTTGTCTGTCGGAATATTTCCATATGTCCTGAAGTTGTTGCAAACAACAACACCTGAGCTACGACAAATTCTTGTATTTATATGGACGAAGATTCTAGCACTTGATAAG TCATGTCAGGTTGATCTAGTAAAGGATGGGGGTCATACgtatttcattagatttcttgATAGCATGGAAGCGTATCCTGAGCAGCGTGCAATGGCTGCATTTGTTTTGGCTGTAATTGTGGATGGGCACAGAAGGGGCCAGGAAGCCTGTATGGAATCCAGTTTGATTCATGTCTGCTTGAAGCACCTTCAGGGTTCAACTCCAAATGATGCACAAACTGAACCCTTATTTCTTCAGTGGCTTTGCCTCTGTATGGGAAAGCTGTGGGAGGATTTCCCAGAGGCCCAAATAATGGGTTTGCAGGCAAATGCCCCTGCTATATATGCTTCTCTTCTGTCTGAGCCCCAACCAGAG gTTAGGGCTTCTGCTGTGTTTGCACTTGGTACCTTGCTTGATATGGGGGGTGACTCGTGTAGAGATGGTGTTGGTGGAGATGAAGAttgtgatgatgatgaaaagATTAGGGCTGAGATTAGTATTGTTCAAAGCCTCTTAAGTGTTGTTTCAGATGGAAGCCCGCTTGTCAGGGCTGAGGTTGCTGTGG CTCTGGCACGCTTCGCCTTTGGCCACAATAAGCATCTCAAGTCAATTGCTTCTGCATATTGGAAACCTCAGTCTAATTCTCTGCTGAATTCCTTACCTTCTTTGGCTCATATAAAAAGTGCAGGCAGTAATTATAGTAACTCAAACCAGTACATGCCACATGGAAGTATCATTTCATCCCAAATTGGTTCTCTGGTGAGAGTTGGCAATGACAATCCATCGCTTGTTCGAGATGGAAGAGTCTCCACCAGCAGCCCTCTTGCTAATGCTGGAATTATGCATGGTTCTCCTTTGTCTGATGATTCATCTCAACATTCTGATTCTGGAGTATTGAATGACGGTGTCAGCAACGGGGTTGTTAACCATTCAAGGTCAAAGCCACTGGACAACGCGATGTATTCACAATGTGTTTTAGCTATGTGTACATTAGCCAAGGATCCATCTCCACGCATAGCTAGTCTTGGCCGGAGGGTACTGTCCATTATCGGGATTGAACAAGTGGTGACAAAACCTTTGAAGCCAACTAGTGGCAATGTTCGGCCTGCTGATCCCACAACAGCACCTTCCACTCCTAGTTTTGCTGGACTAGCTCGTTCATCTTCATGGTTTGACATGAATGGAG GTCATATGCCTTTGACCACCTTCCGAACTCCTCCTGTCAGCCCTCCTCGACCTAGTTACTtaactggaatgcgaagagtttGTTCCTTAGAGTTCAGGCCTCATCTGATAAATTCTCCTGATTCAGGATTAGCTGACCCTCTTTTAGGTTCTGGGGGCCCCTCTGGGGCTTCAGAACGCAGTTTGCTTCCACAATCAACAATCTACAATTGGAGTTGTGGCCACTTCTCCAAGCCGCTTCTTACTGCATCAGACGATAGTGACGAAATACTAGCTCGAAGAGAAGAGAGGGAAAAGCTTACGTTGGACCACATAGGAAAATGCCAGCGTTCAT cTGTTAGCAAGTTTAGTAGTCCAATTGCTAGCTTGGATACGAAGTTTGAGACTGGTACCAAGTCAATACTGCTGCAACCTTTCTCTCCTATTGTTATTGCTGCAGATGACAATGAACGGATCAG AATATGGAACTATGAGGAAACCACAACTACCCTGCTCAACAGTTTTGATAATCATGATTTTCCTGAAAAAGGAATTGCTAAGCTCTGCCTTGTAAATGAGCTCGATGACAGCTTGCTTCTTGCTGCTTCAT GTGATGGAAATATTCGAATTTGGAAAGATTATAATGTGAGGAATAAACAAAAGCTTGTAACTGCATTCTCTTCAATTCAAGGTCATAAACCTGGTGTGCGAAGTTTGAATGCTGTTGTGGATTGGCAACAGCTGTCTGGATATCTG TATGCTTCTGGTGAGATATCCTCCATTATGCTTTGGGATCTGGAAAAAGAGCAGCTTGTTAATTCCATTCCTTCATCATCGGATTGCAGCATCTCAGCTTTG GCGGCTTCTCATGTTCACCGCGATCAATTTGCAGCTGGTTTTGTGGATGGTTCTGTAAGACTCTATGATGTTCGGACGCCCGATAT GCTTGTCTGTGCAACACGGCCACATACACAGAAAGTTGTGGGGATTGGATTTCAACCTGGACTAGATCCAGCAAAG ATTATCAGTGCATCTCAGGCAGGCGACATTCAGTTTCTTGATACCAGAAGTCACAGGGATGCCTACCTCACAATTGATGCTCACAGGGGCTCCCTCACAGCTTTAGCAGTTCATAGACATGCCCCAGTTATTGCCAGTGGTTCAGCCAAACAGCTTATCAAAGTCTTTAGTCTGGAGGGAGAACAACTAGGCACCATTCGATACTACCCTTCGTTCATGGCTCAGAAGATTGGTTCTGTAAGCTGCCTCACCTTCCATCCCTACCAAATATTGCTTGCTGCTGGTACTGCAGATGCATATGTCTCTATCTATGCTGATGAGAACGGTCAGGCAAGATGA